In Haliotis asinina isolate JCU_RB_2024 chromosome 15, JCU_Hal_asi_v2, whole genome shotgun sequence, the sequence TTAttaaatacatgtcatattcCTTAATAATATCAATGAATGGCTTTCTCTGTTTTCACAGAAAGTATCTGATACAAGCCGAATTAACAATATGTGGAATATCGAAAGTTCAAAAGAAACGATGCCCTGTGAATTTTGCAATCTGAGAAATGCATTTAgttcaaacaaaacagttttcacTACCACATCACACTACAGGCTTAAACAGTGATATGGCAGTGCTTGTGCTTACTTGATTGTATGTGACCTTAGCGCTTATTAGTACTTAACCCTTGGACAGGGTTAGTATACAGAGCATTCTTTTGTATCACATACGATATTTAATCATAAGAGAAGACAAAGTATATTCGTTTAAATATCCAAGGTCGgacgggacaacttaggaatggccagccaGTCCTAACTTCACATACAGAAGGAAGCACGCTACAAAACACTTTTGCATCATTGAAAAGATGTCGAggagaaaaatacaaaaatataatgTCCAAGTCTGTtcataagctcacaaattggctcagAAAATACCTGGAGAAATTTATGGCAGAATATTTTTCCAGCATACATTTCTAGCAGAAtgttttctgcagaaatttctgacAGAAAAGATTTATGATATGgtctttgaaagaacaaatgatAAGTCGGCCACTTAAAGTGACTGTGTCAAAATTGCTTCCATTGAAatcatgtaaaatataaataCCAATATTCTACAAACCGCAAAAAGcaacacttcaagatctgtttgaTATGTCTGCCAAGTCCTTCCGTTTACACTATCACAGCGTatcattcaaaatatgtttatacttCAATGGTGTACAACCCATAAATGATGGAAAATTGCTCGACACAACAAAAATGTCCTGTGTCTATGACATGTAATATAGAACGTGACATATTGTTGTACTAATTTCAGGATCGTAACATATCCGTTTGAAAATCAATAGATTTAACACTGTATCCCTTTAGCGACTACAGCGTACATTTGAATTCAAACTGGTAACCTTCGTTATGAACAAAGATACTCGTAGAAACATATAAATATCTCTTGCACTATTTCACATTGAATCCACAAGATCAATTCTTGTATAGAATAGCAATAGACCGATTTCGCGATGTGAACAATTGTTCTACAACGCATTGATTGATGCGCATATTACTGACCAATGATTGCCAAATGGCTATTTCTTTGATAAATGACACAATCATGACAGCGACACGCTTTGTGTACCTGGAATACGACAAGGTGACACAGGATGATCAATTGGCATAATCCATGTGTGTGCATCGATAGTAATTAACATTGTGAGTATGTAAACCCCCACCGTATTTCGTAAACATAGAAGCGacaaaccctttccacatccacAACAGGATTCGACAACTGTTCAAGCATTTGAGTTGTACGAATTTTTTAACATTCACGAATATTGAACTATCGTctaaatatacaacaacatatAATGTGTATACATATTTTGCATTTGTGAGAGTAACATAGGCTtcagacacacacatatttctttTCCAGCTCATTGACAATGAACATGCATACGAAACACGTCTTCATCCTCCTTGTCGTCACTGTTGTCGCCTCTAACGGGTACAGACTTCCCAACGTCTGGAGGGACTATGCTCAGTATGACTACATGAGTGACATGGACACTCCTGACTTCATGGACGACGACTACAactccatgtacatgtatggaaGAGGATGGAACTACTACAATACTGGACATGGCTACAACAACTTCTTCGGGAGATACAACAGATATAAGGCTTTTGAGAACATGCTCTGAGATTTGAGGAGAATTCACGACATCTTTTATTCAAATGCTTCATCGATCCctttatcaaagaaaatattgtcagATGGTTTCCTTGACAAATGAGATCTGTTTGTCACACACTGTATTCCCTGAAAGAAAcgtaacaaacaattcattggATGGAcagtatttcatgttttggCCTTTAGTGCAATAACAAACGCGTGTTGGATTTCATTACATAGATACTTGGAAACATGGATACAGACCCATTTCATTCTAGGATACTAGCTGTCTCATACGACAGCAGGCATCAGACAAATCATTGGCTAGATGTTTATTTGTTACCCATGTTGGCCAGTAGTGTACAAACATCTCATcatacttgtatatatgtttctctATCCTCATCctgttcatcacttgcttgataatggaGTTAGAACTGACATCAAAACGTTGTTCTAACtctaataaagaagttgtttatctCTATATTGTCATCCATCCTTATGCTCAAGAATAACTCAGAACAAAGGAACATCAGTGTCTAGGATTTATTGTTTACATGTACAGCAAATGTATGGTCATTATCGGTTCACCATTTCGTTCAGAGAAGAGTTTAGACTTACTTAGacgaaaacaaaacagaatatcAAAATAACAACATTCTCATTATACAGAATTATTGATGTAGAGGTTTTCACCAGAACCATGTATTCTTGCATGATAGTAATGGCGTGGAATGACATGCCCGAATGCAGCACATTTCTTCTTCCGGTTCCTGGGAACATATTGTCCGCTTGATGAAAGGCGACttgtggtttgtttttgttgcattTCCCTGTTGTTGAATATTTGGAGGAACTAGCGGCTTTAGAACTCGAACGGGTGATCAATGTCCATAGCGTTGTACATGAATGTTGAGTAGGGGTTGAAAGGGTTGTAGTGGCTGAAGAAACCTCTTTCGTATGTTCCCTGTTGTGGGTTGTAAACGTTAACATTGCGAGGATTGTAAGGACTGAAAATGTTAAATTGATGAGACAGGCCAGTTAAACCTTCTCTAAATGTATTCTGAAACGACGGAAACGCCATCAGCACAGCAACGTTGACGAAGAAAAGGATGATGACTTGGTTCAGTATGGCCATAGTGAAGGCTGAAAAGAACAGGAAACATGTCAGGCAAGGAACACATACTGGACAATCCAGACATAAAGAGTAGTACAGCTTTACGGCTAAAATGAATAGGAAGGCAAGGAATAGGCAAGGAACAGACACTTCCAAGGCCGAAAGTAAATATTTCCACAGTTCAAGACATTTCAGTTCTATATCAATAGTTGTGTTATATCTTACCCTGTTTGTAAAGTGGGAACGATTTGCAATATCATAAACGTTAGTGAAAGATCAGTTCCTTAGACACTTTGACCAAATACCCTATaaagatatttgaaaatatttgaaggAAATACTCACTGGAGGTTTTCGAGGAACAATACCAGTGGTGGCCTTATGAGCTGAGCAGATGCTGTGTGTCTGTCCACCAAGACAATACTTCCTGATTATATACCTATATTCGAATGATAaataaccattacaccatgtaGATTTCAGTATATTCATTTGACTGAGATATTGCTATATTATTCATACAGAATACGACCGCTTGATCTCTTGACAATTGATTTACACCTGAGAGTATTAGTTTGCTGGCATACATAAATCCTGGAGATGTTTAACTTTCACCCACTTAGCTAGATATATGAACTCTCAAGTTCATTCATTTTTCGATGAATATTTAAAGCATTCCTTTGCATCGGGCCTTCTTATAAGGATCGATATATCTTACAGTTTAAGAAAATAAGTTATTTGGGGGGACGTTTAATATATGTTTATAATTAAATCTCATCAAAGTCGTATTGTGTGTTTTAGCAGGTTATAATTAATACACATGAAGCCTCATTTATGTGTGTAGGGACTAGGGTATACGTTTTCAATGATCATGGAAAGACACACTTTTTTTACTGCTATCTTTACCGCCACCACTCAAAGCCACCACTCAAAGCCCACTAAGGCCATTCCAGATAGGTTGTGGCCTCCTGGCATAGCAATTAACACGTCATTCGCAAATTATTACATGAATGTGATCCTCACCTgtccagggcccttattctgaAAAGGTCCATAGCtataagaattcttaactttgttCGCAGCCAATGAATTTATCTCGGGCGTAAGACGTTCGTGGGGCTGCTGACGTTTTGAGAATAGCAAACCAGAACTCGTCAAACCGAGTAGAATCGATTCTGTCAATGCCAATGAAATGCCAATGACCGCCAATGCTCCATGACTTTTGAAATCTGGTTAGAAGTATCTCAAGTAAATAGAAACGACAAACCCCCTTCAACATTCGTGAGAAGTCTCTTTCGATTGTCCAAGTGCGACTATATCACGagcacatatttgtttcagcagtattccagctgcatgatGTTGTTTGTAGTGTCTTGATCATTTGCCTGTGGAAACTGATAGATGGGCAAATATTCCTGAAAACAGATTGTGTGAACTGTGTGATACACCACACGTCGGATATGAATTTCATTACCTTTTtcaatgttaatattttaagaaagaaagagagttgtATATGCAACGTTTCTATTATGCTCAGCATGTCATAAGCTTGAAGTGTTACTTGTAGTACTACAGCAACTGTCAAACCGCCGCATGTCATATATCGGCAAATTAGCCAAGTTTATAAAATGCATACTTTCCACCTTCATCTAGAAATATTCATGTTGTCCCCACAAGACACTGTAAATGTGTACAGCAAcattatatttgtaaacatatgcACATCCATTTACCAAGGTGATTGGTCTTTGGAAGaaacttgattgattgattaataAACTGAGTCAACGCTATTGGCTATTCAGTTTCGTTAATCCGCCAGACCCATGTTCTGACTCCGACAGTTCCAATTAAAAACCGACTGTCGTAATCACACAGTAATTAATCCCGTTAATCCGACACAGAGCTGAGCAGCTCGTGTGATCAATTAGCCGTTATTACACTGACACGTGTCACTCAAGATATCGAATGAGTTACACAATTTACAAGGTTTAGTATAAAAATAATGAGATGATTTACCTCACACAGTCGGCAAGATGTCGTGTTCACCACCAAGCAAGCGTGCGAGAGTAGAGTTAACGCCGCAGATCAAAAAGGACATTTGCCTCTTCAAACAAAGTAACCCTAAAGTGACACAAAGTAAAATTATCACTTATGCAGTTGAGAAGTTCGGGATGAAGATCGGCAGATCAACGGTATCAGATATCCTGAAAGATTCCACAAAATGGTTGGCTGTTCCGTCGAACGATAGGTCCACATCAAGAAACAGAAAACCAAAACACGAGGACCTGGAGAATGATTTGTTTCTGTGGTTTACGGATGCAAGATCAAGAAATATGATACTGACTGATGAACTGTTGAAAACACAAGCCAAATTGTTGGGCGATCGGTTAGGTGTGGTTGATTTTGCGTACAGTAGAGGTTGGTTGAATCGTTTTAAACAGAGGCGTGGGATTCAAAATTACAAAGCTCATGGTGAATCTGCTTCTTTGCCGTCAACTGAACCAGTGACCACTGGTCTTGTCATCGACCCTGAGGAGACGACTGCCGAAAGTTCAACATCTGTGAATAAGGTGTATGGACCAAACATGTCAACAACTGAACATCTCAACAATACAGACCgcctatgtggagaatcaatATCTGACGAATCGAGCAGAGGTATGGTGTCCATGGCCGAAAACAGCGAACTAAGTGAGGTCGGGATTGGTGACAACAAGGGATTGGGATTAGTTCCCAAGGCCTCTACCGTCAAGACTTATTTGACCGAAATTGCTAACTTTGTTGAGCATCATCGGGGCATGTTCAGCGTGGCTGATCTCGATGCACTTGATAAAATCCATCAGACTGTGAAAAAAATAACGAGCAAGGCTGAAAGTCAGAAAAAGAAAATAGTGTATCATACGGATTCCATCATGCGGAAGCGGAAGCGTGTGAATGTGACCCATGTGAGTAAATGAAGTTATTCTTAAGATTTATATATGTGTTTGATATTATAATGATCAACGTTGTGCATTTCTACGTTATGTGCCAATAAAAGACATGAACTCTGAATTGATTATTGCTTTAGATATTTACTAACTAGCTTTCGACCATGGAGGGGACCAGTCTCCAGAACTCTATAAGCGATATTCTTGTTAATTCTACAGTTTGGTGTGCAACGGACCATGTCGGACCATGGCGTGAAGATT encodes:
- the LOC137264913 gene encoding tigger transposable element-derived protein 2-like, which produces MSCSPPSKRARVELTPQIKKDICLFKQSNPKVTQSKIITYAVEKFGMKIGRSTVSDILKDSTKWLAVPSNDRSTSRNRKPKHEDLENDLFLWFTDARSRNMILTDELLKTQAKLLGDRLGVVDFAYSRGWLNRFKQRRGIQNYKAHGESASLPSTEPVTTGLVIDPEETTAESSTSVNKVYGPNMSTTEHLNNTDRLCGESISDESSRGMVSMAENSELSEVGIGDNKGLGLVPKASTVKTYLTEIANFVEHHRGMFSVADLDALDKIHQTVKKITSKAESQKKKIVYHTDSIMRKRKRVNVTHVSK